The following coding sequences are from one Calditrichota bacterium window:
- a CDS encoding TIGR03960 family B12-binding radical SAM protein, which produces MQDFAQLIENQILPLVNKPGRYTGNEIHVIKKKWDKVDVTFALAFPDMYEIAMSHVGFEILYHLLNKIDYVAAERVYAPGIDMEELLRKKSLSLFSLESKRPIRDFDIVGFTLQYELHFTNILNMLDLSEIPILARDRTEADPLIIAGGPCAFNPEPIAEFIDAFVIGDGEEVVAEFVEKFRALKKEKTSRKTLLPELAKIEGIYVPSLYEAEYEGILFKSLKAKDGISAPEKITARMVDALKTEYYPTKPLVPLIETTHDRYSVEIMRGCTQGCRFCNAGYIYRPVRERSVDELERHIEAVIKNTGYDEISLASLSTSDYSQLLPLLTRLSRKLESDMVTVSFPSLRTESFTPEMARFGRKIRKTGLTLAPEAGTSELRNVINKTNSNEDLLRAAEIAFSNGWNSVKLYFMIGLPEEKPEDLEGIVELVRQVRKIAQSYRGKNINISVSPFCPKAGTAFQWVAQSSIEEMQQKIFYLKDRLSDFMFKFSWRDPEVAFLEGVMARGDRRLGAVILDAWKNGAKFDAWSDHFNFQAWLDAFETNQLDPQIFVRQRDLDEALPWDHIDKGVAKKYLVKEYQKSLERTPTSDCRTSTCHGCGLMTTAACKEIISGNRADTEPKVAHDPEREKKNFYGRSLRKVTETAQPEARLIRLRYSKGEEVRFTSHLDLVTIFERAFRRAGIKLAYSQGFHPHPKIAYSPPLAIGFTSEAEYLDVQYFQERGKEIITHLNRVLPTGLRILKAKNIFGKPRSLAAVINRAIYEIKLPGIFDKSQLNEKIIKFIARESVVVQRKRKNDVVEVDIRPYVDAVNLDRASQKLVMTTLFQESKTARMQEILAEMFGMDEEKIALTRVHRKALMIQLDQKQITPLEI; this is translated from the coding sequence CTGGTGAATAAACCCGGTCGTTACACGGGCAACGAAATCCATGTCATCAAAAAAAAATGGGACAAAGTCGATGTCACCTTTGCTCTTGCTTTTCCTGACATGTATGAAATTGCCATGTCGCATGTCGGTTTTGAGATTTTGTATCATCTTTTGAATAAGATCGATTATGTGGCAGCCGAGCGCGTCTACGCTCCGGGCATCGATATGGAAGAATTGTTGCGGAAAAAGTCACTCTCGCTTTTTTCTCTGGAATCAAAGAGACCCATCCGCGATTTTGACATTGTCGGATTCACGCTGCAGTATGAGTTGCATTTTACCAATATTCTCAATATGCTGGACTTGTCGGAAATTCCGATTCTGGCGCGAGATCGGACAGAGGCAGATCCACTCATCATTGCCGGGGGCCCCTGCGCGTTTAATCCGGAACCAATTGCAGAATTTATCGATGCTTTTGTTATCGGTGACGGCGAGGAGGTTGTCGCTGAATTTGTGGAAAAATTTCGCGCTTTAAAAAAGGAGAAAACGTCCAGAAAAACGCTGCTTCCCGAGTTGGCAAAAATCGAAGGCATTTATGTGCCATCTTTGTACGAAGCGGAATATGAGGGGATTCTTTTCAAAAGCTTAAAAGCGAAAGATGGAATATCGGCGCCGGAAAAAATCACGGCACGCATGGTCGATGCATTAAAAACGGAATATTATCCCACCAAGCCGTTGGTCCCGTTGATCGAGACGACGCATGACCGCTACTCGGTGGAAATCATGCGCGGTTGTACCCAGGGGTGTCGTTTCTGCAACGCAGGTTACATTTACAGACCTGTGCGCGAGCGCAGCGTCGATGAGTTGGAGCGGCATATCGAGGCTGTCATTAAAAACACCGGCTACGACGAGATTTCGCTGGCATCGCTTTCGACTTCTGATTACAGCCAACTATTGCCATTGCTCACGAGACTGTCGCGAAAACTGGAATCGGACATGGTGACGGTATCGTTTCCGTCGTTGCGCACGGAAAGTTTCACTCCGGAGATGGCGCGCTTCGGGCGCAAAATTCGCAAGACCGGTCTCACGCTGGCGCCTGAGGCAGGGACGTCGGAACTGCGCAATGTGATTAACAAAACCAATAGCAACGAAGACCTGCTGCGAGCGGCGGAAATTGCGTTTTCTAATGGGTGGAATTCGGTCAAGTTGTATTTCATGATCGGATTGCCAGAAGAAAAACCGGAGGATTTAGAAGGGATCGTTGAACTTGTCCGGCAAGTGAGAAAAATCGCCCAGAGTTATCGGGGGAAAAATATTAACATTTCTGTTTCGCCGTTCTGTCCCAAAGCCGGCACGGCTTTTCAGTGGGTGGCGCAAAGCTCCATCGAAGAAATGCAGCAAAAGATTTTTTACCTGAAAGATCGGCTGTCTGATTTCATGTTTAAATTTAGCTGGCGGGATCCGGAAGTCGCATTTCTGGAAGGAGTCATGGCACGCGGCGATCGTCGTCTGGGGGCGGTTATTCTCGATGCCTGGAAAAACGGCGCGAAATTTGACGCCTGGTCTGATCATTTCAATTTTCAGGCATGGCTGGATGCATTTGAAACCAATCAGCTCGATCCGCAGATTTTTGTGCGCCAGCGCGATTTAGACGAAGCGCTGCCGTGGGATCACATTGACAAGGGCGTTGCCAAAAAATATCTTGTCAAAGAGTATCAGAAATCTTTAGAGAGAACTCCCACGTCCGACTGCCGCACTTCGACCTGCCACGGCTGTGGGCTGATGACAACGGCGGCGTGCAAGGAGATTATCAGCGGCAATCGCGCTGATACCGAACCCAAAGTTGCTCATGATCCCGAACGCGAGAAGAAAAATTTTTACGGCAGGTCTTTGCGAAAAGTGACGGAGACAGCGCAACCGGAAGCGCGTTTGATTCGTTTGCGCTATTCCAAAGGCGAAGAAGTTCGGTTTACTTCTCATCTGGACTTGGTGACAATTTTTGAACGCGCCTTTCGCCGTGCCGGAATTAAATTAGCCTATTCTCAGGGATTTCATCCGCATCCGAAAATTGCTTACAGTCCGCCGCTGGCGATTGGTTTTACCAGCGAGGCAGAATATCTGGACGTTCAATATTTTCAGGAGCGCGGCAAAGAAATCATTACTCACTTGAATCGCGTGCTTCCGACAGGACTACGAATTTTGAAAGCGAAAAATATTTTCGGAAAACCGCGTTCTCTGGCGGCTGTTATCAATCGGGCAATTTATGAAATAAAATTGCCGGGAATTTTTGACAAATCGCAATTGAACGAAAAAATCATTAAGTTCATCGCGCGCGAGAGCGTCGTGGTGCAGCGGAAACGAAAAAATGACGTCGTGGAAGTCGATATTCGTCCTTACGTCGACGCCGTCAATTTGGACAGAGCTTCGCAGAAATTGGTAATGACAACACTTTTTCAAGAGTCAAAAACAGCGCGCATGCAGGAGATTTTAGCGGAGATGTTTGGCATGGACGAAGAAAAGATCGCTTTGACTCGGGTGCACAGAAAAGCGCTGATGATACAACTGGACCAAAAACAAATAACTCCGCTGGAAATATAA